One window of the Puniceicoccus vermicola genome contains the following:
- a CDS encoding glycerate kinase, translating to MNILLAFDKFKGALTAGEACRIAADAVQSECPEISISEAPLTDGGEGFCPILTEARNGALEEYAVADPLGRPLRAPIGWVDAEELPLEARARIGCVEGQRVAIIEMASASGLPILSMEERDPWKTTSRGTGELIQKAVEEGADLILLGVGGSATNDCGVGVLEALGVRFLDAEGQALVDLRPDRFDLVESVEYEAAEPLPPIVIASDVQSPLLGESGATRVFGPQKGLNDVEKMEAVFERMAVLIASASPFDESSASPDASKPGMGAAGGISFGLSALAEVRVEPGFALVSDWMELAEKLAAADWVVTGEGRLDQGSLSGKGPVALLRDAVKQGAKVAAFAGAIEEGVPESLAGELGECTCIALSRPEWSLEESLSRTEERLAEEVSGWAAERKSRGW from the coding sequence ATGAACATTCTGTTGGCATTCGACAAATTCAAGGGGGCCTTGACGGCCGGGGAGGCCTGCCGAATCGCCGCGGACGCCGTCCAGTCGGAGTGCCCGGAGATCTCGATCTCCGAGGCGCCGCTGACGGACGGCGGCGAAGGGTTTTGTCCGATTCTCACCGAGGCGCGCAACGGCGCGCTGGAGGAATATGCAGTCGCGGATCCGCTGGGCCGTCCACTCCGGGCGCCGATCGGCTGGGTCGATGCGGAAGAGCTTCCGTTGGAGGCGCGCGCCCGTATCGGTTGTGTCGAAGGGCAGCGGGTGGCGATCATCGAGATGGCCTCGGCCAGCGGGCTCCCGATCTTGTCGATGGAGGAGCGCGATCCTTGGAAAACGACTTCGCGTGGAACTGGCGAGCTCATTCAGAAAGCGGTCGAAGAGGGCGCGGATCTCATCCTTCTCGGGGTGGGAGGCAGTGCGACCAACGATTGCGGCGTCGGAGTGCTGGAGGCGTTGGGCGTTCGGTTTCTCGACGCTGAGGGGCAGGCGTTGGTCGACTTGCGCCCGGATCGATTTGATCTCGTGGAGTCGGTGGAGTATGAGGCCGCTGAACCACTGCCTCCCATTGTCATCGCCTCCGATGTGCAGAGTCCCTTGCTGGGAGAATCCGGAGCGACGCGAGTTTTCGGGCCACAGAAAGGCCTGAACGATGTTGAAAAGATGGAAGCGGTTTTTGAGCGCATGGCGGTCTTGATCGCTTCGGCTTCGCCTTTCGATGAAAGTTCAGCCTCGCCCGATGCTTCGAAGCCAGGGATGGGAGCTGCGGGAGGAATTTCGTTTGGCCTCTCAGCTTTGGCTGAAGTGCGGGTGGAGCCGGGGTTTGCCCTCGTCTCGGACTGGATGGAGCTGGCAGAAAAGCTCGCCGCGGCCGATTGGGTCGTCACGGGTGAAGGTCGCCTCGATCAGGGATCTCTTTCTGGCAAAGGGCCGGTGGCTCTTCTGCGTGATGCCGTGAAGCAGGGTGCGAAAGTCGCGGCTTTCGCCGGCGCGATTGAAGAAGGGGTTCCCGAGTCTTTGGCGGGAGAGTTGGGTGAATGCACATGCATCGCCTTATCTCGTCCAGAATGGTCGTTGGAAGAATCTCTGAGCCGGACAGAAGAGCGTCTGGCAGAGGAAGTCTCCGGTTGGGCGGCTGAAAGGAAATCTCGGGGCTGGTAG
- a CDS encoding DUF2062 domain-containing protein has product MTKEEDQLREKRFSRIRRVKKLLRPLPRRANIHRYPVLNWFAGTARKKDFLWSFRRNAVVPAFYVGWVLTLLPLYGLQLVLAFLLALGFRANLMIMIALQMVSNPITVLPLWYLNYQVGNFFLNLIFGESPIRFGVLISEASDQNFSFRQTLDFIIERTRESGSSVVSELLGRLVGGTFLGGLILGLLAGFISCCIYRIVLNRYVPSYNKVAAEALRRDRNSGRNDS; this is encoded by the coding sequence ATGACGAAGGAAGAAGACCAGCTTCGGGAGAAGCGATTTTCCCGCATCCGGCGGGTGAAGAAGCTCTTGCGGCCTCTCCCCCGGAGGGCGAACATCCATCGATATCCCGTCTTGAACTGGTTTGCGGGAACGGCCCGCAAGAAGGATTTTCTCTGGTCATTTCGGCGCAATGCCGTCGTCCCGGCTTTCTATGTCGGGTGGGTGCTGACCTTGTTGCCGCTCTATGGACTGCAACTCGTCTTGGCCTTTCTGTTGGCTCTGGGATTTCGGGCGAATCTCATGATCATGATCGCTCTGCAGATGGTTTCGAATCCGATCACGGTCCTTCCTCTGTGGTATTTGAATTATCAGGTCGGAAATTTTTTCCTGAATCTGATTTTCGGCGAATCCCCCATTCGTTTCGGAGTATTGATTTCCGAAGCCTCTGATCAGAATTTTTCCTTTCGCCAAACCCTGGATTTTATCATCGAGCGCACCCGTGAATCGGGCTCCAGCGTAGTCTCGGAATTGCTGGGTCGACTGGTCGGAGGAACCTTCCTCGGAGGGCTGATCCTCGGTTTGTTGGCTGGCTTCATTTCCTGTTGTATTTACCGAATCGTCCTCAACCGCTACGTCCCCTCCTACAATAAGGTGGCCGCCGAAGCTCTGCGTCGGGATCGCAATTCCGGCCGGAACGATTCGTAG